The following proteins are encoded in a genomic region of Balaenoptera ricei isolate mBalRic1 chromosome 14, mBalRic1.hap2, whole genome shotgun sequence:
- the OGFOD2 gene encoding 2-oxoglutarate and iron-dependent oxygenase domain-containing protein 2, with translation MGTAAAPRRFCRCACFCSENLYVARYGLHVRFRSEQQLRQDYGPVLRSRGCVSPKDFQQLLGELEKEVERRQRLGQESAARKALIASSYHPARPDVYNSLQDVALAPEFLAAVEYSTSPGADLQGLLQRLETVSEEKRIYRLPVFTAPFCQALLEELEHFEQSDMPKGRPNTMNNYGVLLHELGLDEPLVTPLRERFLQPLMALLYPEYRGWLDTHRAFVVKYAPGQDRELGCHYDNAELTLNVALGKAFTGGALYFGDLFQAPSALAHPLEVEHVVGQGILHRGGQLHGARPLGTGERWNLVVWLRASAVRNRLCPMCCRKPDLVDDEGFGDGFTREEPATVDVCALT, from the exons CTGCTTCTGCTCCGAGAACTTGTACGTGGCGCGCTACGGCCTGCACGTGCGCTTCCGGAGCGAGCAGCAGCTGCGCCAGGACTACGGCCCC GTCCTGCGCAGCCGAGGCTGTGTCAGCCCCAAGGACTTCCAGCAGCTGTTGGGAGAG CTTGAGAAGGAGGTGGAGCGGCGGCAGCGGCTGGGGCAGGAGTCGGCTGCCAGGAAGGCCCTCATTGCGAGCTCCTATCACCCAGCACGGCCCGATGTCTACAACTCGCTGCAG GATGTGGCTCTGGCCCCCGAGTTTCTGGCCGCAGTTGAGTACAGCACATCGCCAGGTGCAGACCTCCAGGGCCTTCTCCAGCGGCTGGAGACAGTTTCGG AGGAGAAGCGTATCTACCGGCTGCCGGTGTTCACAGCGCCGTTCTGCCAGGCCCTGCTGGAGGAGCTGGAGCACTTCGAGCAGTCGGACATGCCCAAGGGAAGACCCAACACCATGAACAACTACGGG GTGCTGCTACACGAGCTGGGCCTGGATGAGCCACTGGTGACGCCACTGAGGGAGCGCTTCCTGCAGCCGCTGATGGCCCTGCTGTACCCAGAGTACAGGGGCTGGCTGGACACCCACCGCGCCTTCGTGGTCAAATACGCTCCAGGCCAGGATCGCGAGCTGGGCTGCCACTACGATAACGCCGAGCTCACCCTCAACGTGGCCCTGGGCAAGGCCTTCACGGGGGGCGCCCTCTACTTTGGGGACCTCTTCCAG GCGCCTTCGGCCCTGGCCCACCCCCTGGAGGTGGAGCATGTGGTGGGCCAGGGCATCCTGCACCGGGGGGGCCAGCTGCACGGGGCCCGGCCCCTGGGCACTGGTGAGCGCTGGAACCTGGTCGTCTGGCTCCGCGCCTCTGCTGTGCGCAACCGCCTCTGCCCCATGTGCTGCCGCAAGCCCGACCTGGTGGATGATGAGGGCTTCGGCGACGGCTTCACCCGCGAGGAGCCCGCCACGGTGGATGTGTGTGCACTGACTTGA
- the ARL6IP4 gene encoding LOW QUALITY PROTEIN: ADP-ribosylation factor-like protein 6-interacting protein 4 (The sequence of the model RefSeq protein was modified relative to this genomic sequence to represent the inferred CDS: inserted 1 base in 1 codon): protein MAHVGSRKRSRSRSRSRGRGSEKKRKKSSKDAPRSCSASRSQSRKASATSSGAEERSKHKARRRPRSSSSSSSSRSSSGSSSSSSSSSSSDGRKKRGKHKDKKRKKRKKRKKKLKKRDKDKAKVRQTEAVPGPSLDQWHRAAEQEEGGPVLTDEQKSRIQAMKPMTKEEWDARQRVLRSAXDPETGRAGLIKGDGEVLEEIVTKERHRSTRWQATRGDGLAFQMRAGLLP, encoded by the exons ATGGCTCACGTCGGCTCTCGCAAGCGCTCGAGGAGTCGCAGCCGGTCCCGGGGGCGAGGGtcggaaaagaaaagaaagaagagcagtAAGGACGCCCCGAGAAGCTGCTCGGCTTCTAGATCCCAAAGCCGCAAGGCCAGCGCCACCTCCTCTGGGGCGGAGG AGAGAAGCAAACACAAGGCCCGGAGGAGACCACgatccagctcctcctcctcttcttcccgtTCTTCCAGCGgctcttcctcctcatcctcctcctcttcctccagcgATGGCCGGAAGAAGCGGGGGAAGCACAAggacaagaagaggaagaaaaggaagaaaaggaagaagaagctgAAGAAGAGAGACAAGGATAAGGCCAAGGTGCGGCAGACCGAGGCTGTGCCCGGACCCTCGCTGGACCAGTGGCACAGAGCAGCCGAGCAGGAAGAGGGTGGCCCAG TCCTGACGGACGAGCAGAAGTCCCGCATCCAGGCCATGAAGCCCATGACCAAGGAGGAGTGGGACGCCCGGCAGCGCGTCCTCCGCTCGG GGGACCCGGAGACAGGGCGCGCCGG gCTCATTAAGGGAGACGGTGAGGTCTTAGAGGAAATCGTAACCAAGGAACGACACAGATCAACAAGGTGG CAAGCCACCCGAGGGGATGGTCTGGCCTTCCAGATGCGAGCAGGGCTGCTGCCCTGA